The following proteins come from a genomic window of bacterium:
- a CDS encoding phage major capsid protein: protein MNDILLRNDSIDDVESIELLEKGEARLAEMDTQIRGAEAREKMSAIVKKPSFGFTPGAGTAPREDRRYRFEMNGTEIKITGGNPDVRANPLGGGSDGSDATFTSVDGNGDPITGASIPVDLLAQMIRKLPKLAVLRQQLTVRTYSNDVELQRVNARISLEGDAFTAESGAYNEKIGSFERVRVRNFKSSARSNVTEEFLRDARGNAVQEMLLQHAEEHGLYFDNAYATGIGDDDGP, encoded by the coding sequence ATGAACGACATCCTGCTCCGCAACGACAGCATCGACGACGTTGAGTCGATCGAACTTCTCGAAAAGGGTGAGGCTCGCCTCGCCGAAATGGACACGCAGATTCGTGGTGCCGAGGCACGCGAAAAGATGTCCGCCATCGTCAAGAAGCCGTCTTTCGGTTTCACGCCTGGTGCGGGCACCGCTCCTCGCGAAGATCGCCGGTATCGGTTCGAGATGAACGGCACCGAGATCAAGATCACTGGTGGCAACCCTGACGTTCGAGCCAACCCGCTTGGTGGTGGCTCGGATGGTTCTGATGCCACGTTTACGTCTGTCGATGGCAATGGCGATCCGATCACGGGTGCAAGCATTCCGGTCGATCTTCTTGCGCAGATGATCCGGAAGTTGCCGAAGTTGGCTGTTCTGCGGCAGCAACTTACTGTTCGTACCTACAGCAACGATGTCGAACTCCAGCGCGTCAACGCGAGGATTTCCCTCGAAGGTGATGCGTTCACTGCCGAATCCGGCGCGTACAACGAGAAGATTGGTTCCTTCGAGCGTGTGCGTGTTCGTAACTTCAAGAGTTCCGCACGCAGCAACGTCACCGAGGAATTCCTTCGTGACGCTCGCGGCAACGCGGTCCAGGAAATGCTGCTCCAGCACGCCGAAGAGCATGGGCTGTATTTCGACAACGCCTACGCAACCGGCATCGGAGACGATGATGGTCCGGA